DNA from Denticeps clupeoides chromosome 7, fDenClu1.1, whole genome shotgun sequence:
CAGACCCTTATGTCAAACTGCATCTTCTACCTGGAGCATGCAAGGCAAGGCAGTTTAtgctctctgcctgtctgctgGTATTTGACGACCCTTAGTGAAGTGATGATTCTAACCGTGATGGGGTCTTCTCCAGGCCAACAAGTTGAAGACCAGGACCGTGCGGAACTCTTTGAACCCGGTGTGGAATGAGACGCTGACATATGTTGGCATCACAGAAGAGGACATGCACAGGAAGACCCTCAGGTTTGCGTTGATGTGGACAGATTCGTTTCAGGTGCTTTAAGGATGTATTTGTAGTGACGGAGCAAGTTCCTGAGTCACTTTGTGTTAATTAGTCATCGTCTCTGACAATCAGCAGGAATGTATGTGCAGGTGTTAGTCCGTGTGTGTCCTCCCCTGTGGGTcagctcctgtgtgtgtgtgcacgtctgCCAGTCCAACTGTGTCTTGGTCTGGCAGCATCATTGCATCTGTGAAAATGACTACTCTTGCTGGCTTTGTAATCTGGTATATCATATTTATCTAGAATATTCTCCCCACTGAATTATCTTTTTCAATTCTCTCTTCCTTCACCAAAGTCTGACTCCTAGACTCTTTTTTCAGGTGAGAGACAGAGTGGGTTGGCACTTTGCTTTATTCCGTGATTATCTGTAGAAAATTACCTGTGCTCTTGTTCCATAAATGAACTGTATCCCCTGGCAACAGGGACCCCAGATCAACAGTGTTTTCAGACTGCAATAATTTTTACAATGATGTTGCAGGTGTCTGAGAAAAGGTCCTTTATTTAGGAGCCATACACCTCTGAGTGCTAGAGGGAGCTCAGTAAACAGGTGACCCTTTGAAACTAAGAACAAAGACTCTCTTCGAGTGTTTTGTCCTTTGCTGCTGATACCATTCCAATCCTATTCATGCATTTCTATATCTGTAAAAGTCAATTTCACCTCACTAAGTTTATCTTCCCCTCTTCTGCTGCCTCTACTGTTGAATCCCTTATAACCTCTTTCATGACGTGAAGATTACTCTACACATTCCCATCAAattcctgtctctgtctcctgTAGGTTGTCAGTGTGTGATGAGGATAAATTGACTCATAATGAGTTTATTGGTGAGTCTCGCGTGGCTCTTCGGCGAGTGAAGCCAGACCAGACCAAGCGCTTTTATACCTGCCTGGAGCACCCTCCTCCCGTAAGGTCCCATTAGAGTGGATGGCAGGGTGGCTTTTTAACTGTCAGACTGGAATTCACTTCTTatcagtccacacacacacacacacacacacacacatgttgatATTAATAATTTCCATCTCAGCCTACCACTGTGCACAGTGAGATAAACACTTAAAAGAACTGAGTTCATGTCATTccactcattttttttctctcttctctctctacCCCAAGATGCCGTCTCCTACAGCAATGGGAGCTGCTCTTCGAGGAATTTCTTGCTACTTGAGAGAGGTACAATACTTCATCCCTCTGAATATTGTTCCTTTTATCCATTTTTCAAGGAGCCAATTGCACAGTCATCACCATATAAACACTGAGCACACAAGGGGTTATAAATTGTCAACTGGATAATTAGTATTAATTGCTATTTATGTGCTTATTGGGCTAGTGAACTACCATTACTGATACAAATGAAAGTACTGTGACTGTACTATTAGATTTAATTGGTGTACTTATGTGTAAGTACAAGAATGCACTAATAAAAGACATCTGTCTATTTAGTGATTTATGTGAATACATATGAAGATTTCAATGAAAGTATTAGTAGTACTTGCCATGCttatattaaatgtaataatgtagtTCCCCCAACCcatgccaccaccatgcttgactgttgggactgtattggacaggtgatgagcagtgcctggtttgctccacacacacgtcctcagGGCTGCTggacagtttttattttaaactcttCCTTTAGTTTCATGATTGGAGAGGCTTCAGACGCTGATGGCTGCTGCCCTGCCATCTGTGTCCTTATCACAGAATTCCGAATGTAAAAGCTGTGTGATCAGAcagtgtgtgttcacacactCCACCTGTTTACCTGCTCATCAAAATATATCAACATCATTAGTCATTTTTCCGCATTACtcttatttgatcatttttgcaGGAGGATTTGTTTTGATGTGATCTCTTAAATGTACGTCCTTTATGTGATCATTGATGATTCATCATGCATAACTAATGCATTAGCTTGCACTCAATACTTGGCTCCCAATAAGACAAACCGGTAGCAGCAGGCTTCGAGGCCATAGCCAGTGTTGAGTGGAGATCAATTACTCAACTGTATCTGTATCAACACAATTTCCCCATTGAAGCCAAATCGCACTTAAGCTACTGACACAAGGAGAGACACATATGGAGAGACACATGGAAAAAGAATggcaggaaggaaggaagaaagccCTTTTATAATGAATCTGATGGGGGGCAGTCAGAGAGAGGGGGTGACAGATGAAGAGACTAAAAATCACCAGGGGTGGGCAAGCTTGTGGGCTGGTCAGGACACAGATGGCCAGAGGGGGTGAGGATTACATCATTGATCGTCCAACCCTTTCCACTGTGAATGTATGAGACACAGAAAAGGGGtcaacagatgaaaaaaaaaagaatgacagAGATGACAAGACAGGCAGAAACAGAGATGGTCAGAAATAGTGAGATGAAACAGAGAGGCCCTGGGCTGTGCCCGTCGTGATATGTCTTATTGATAAATGCTCATGGAGAGGTAGACCCCAAGTCTTGCTAAAATGGTGCCATCatagtacaaaaataaaatagtctTGAGAGATTCTGTGATTGGCTGTCTACATTTCATAGCAAATCGCAAGCCTTTCAACACACTGGGCCTGAGTGGATGTTTATGAGAGGAGCCAACTCCATTTCATAGTTAATGTTCAATGTTAAAATGTACttaattttcactctttgttatattgatGTACACACAGCAGACCATACTGGTAGAAacacacagaattgttgatattttgcagatttattaacaaagaaaaactgaaatatcctaaatattcagaccctttgctcagtatttagtagatgCGCTCTTTTGATTTAATACagtcatgagtctttttgggaaagaaagTTCCACACCCTGATTTGGGGATcatctgccattcctccttgcagatcctctccagttctggcaggttggatggtgaACGTTGGTGGACatccatttttaggtctcttcagagatgctcaattgggtttaagtcagagCTCTGGCTGGGctattcaagaacagtcatggagttgttgtgaagccactccttcattattttagctgtgtgctcaggcTCATTTTCTTGTTGGAAGGAGAAGGTTTTCCTCCAGGATATCCAtgtacttggccacattcatcttttCCTCGATTTtcccagtcgtcctgtccctgcagctgccaCCAACATGCTTCaatgttgggactgtattggacaggttaTGAGCTGTgccacacataccacttagaattaaggccaaaaaggtcaaccttggtctcatcagaccagagaatcttatttctcaccatcttggaatcctccaggtgtttttttttttttagcaaactccatttGGGCTTTCacgtgtcttgcactgaggagataTTTCCGTccggccactctgccataaagccctgactgatggagggctgcagtgatggttgactttctacaacttttcCAATCTCCTGACATCATCTCTGGAGCTAAGCAACAGTGATGTTTGGGTTCTTCTCTACTTCTCTCACCAAGACTCTTCTAactgatagctcagtttggcccgATGACCAGTTCTAGGAATGATTCTGGTTGTCCCAAatttcttccatttaaggattatgcaGGCCAcagtgctcttaggaaccttaatagatattttttgtaaccttggccagatctgtgccttccTACAATTCtgtttctgagctcttcagacagttcctttgacctcatgattctcattttgatctgacatgcattgtgagctgtaaggtcttatatagacaggggtgtggctttcataatcaagtccaatcagtagaATCAAACAGAtaaaggtgtagaaccatcaaatgaaggtgtagaaccatttcaaggatgatcagaagaaatggacaaaacctgagttaaatatatgagtgtcacagcaaagggtctgaatactcaGGACCGTGTGATATTTGCTGAGACAGCCACCACTGTTGCTtatcatttctttttgtattttccaGTGGGAGAATGAACAGCTGCACAGTCTGGAGGAAAGGGGACGTCTCCTGCTGTCCTTGCAGTACCTGTCCCCATCAGATGAAGGCGATGGTGACAGGCGGCGTGGGGGCCTGTGTGTGGGAGTCCAGCGTTGTGCCCATTTGGCAGCGATGGACGTGAATGGTTTCTCTGACCCCTATGTCAAGATGTAAGTGGAGAGTTGGCCGCTGGGAAATCTCTGAGGACTGGACAGTGTATGTTAGTCAGACTGCATACCAGAAAAGTGGAAAGAACCGTGGAAGAAGTTCTAGAAAAACTATGCTCTGGAGGGAGCAGAGAGCTAAATCTGTTGAAGGCAGAAGAGATTATATAATTCAATCCCATACTTCTCCcccacatgaaaataaaaacccacacTGCTTATACTGCATCCTCAGGCTAAACACCGTCCTCCCGCCCCCACACCAGGCGCTTCATAGCGCTATTTCTTTCTTAAGAGTTCTCTCAATTTCTTTCTCGACAGATAAGCAAAGCCAAATTTCTCACCATCTCCTGCGTGCATGTCTGTGTATTCCCATGTGCGCAGTAGAGTGAAGAAAATCTCTAAGAGACAAGAATACTAATGAAGGggatgaaggggaaaaaaaatcaataatccCGTGTCCTGCATCTATGTCAGGATCTGTCTGCTCTCCCCCTCCAGATACCTTAAGCCTGATGTCCAGAAGAAGTCAAAGCACAAGACAGCTGTAATTAAAAAGACCCTTAACCCAGAATTCAATGAGGTACAGCCTGCATGTCATTTGCCTCATCCCAATTGCCCAGTCTCCCTGTCCTTGTCTTGTTCTTAATAAGATGTCATTTCCAATTTCTAGCTCCATCCCTTCTCGGTCCATCTGGGATCAGAATTCTATTTCATACTTCATGTCCTGCACTCTATTCTCCGATATTTTTCTGTGGGGTGGCTGCTGGATTTTCTTCCACTTGAAAGTAATGGATCATAATATTCCGTGGTCATGCAGGGCTTTCAGCAGAATTACAATATCTTGCCATTTGGTCCAGTTCTCTTTCACGTCACTCAGGAGGACAAATTCAGAGGAGCAGTAAATATCCAGTAGAGCACTGGAAGTACATGAAATTACATCTGAGAGCAACGCTTGTGATGCACTATTAACTCTGACATTTTCAGATAATCactgtgttttgtttttctctctctctctccccaccacACTGACTGCAGGAGTTCTTTTATGAGATTTCCCTGTCAGAACTGGCCACAAAGATGCTGGAAGTTACCGTGTGGGACTATGACCTGGGCAGATCAAATGATTTCATAGGTGAGGGTACAGTGTTGGAAAATATCATACAAACACAGTTCACTGTAACTGAATGTGAATGACAGTTCTTGGTCACCAGGATGTTGGTATTAGACTTATCAGTCCATTATGACTGATTATGATCAGTCCAACATTAGAACTCATTGgacttctgcacacacacacacatgctgccaCCCTGGActtgtacatgcacacacaccaactctGCCTTATTATTACCTAATGCTCTCTTTTAAAATTGTTGTGCATTTTATTCTAACTGTCTTACATCATTGGACACATGCGCAATAACTATGTGCAATAACTGCATAAGTGCAATAACACACCTCTTTACCTTTCTTTGCTCAATCAACATCTTTAACCCACAACTAAcataacattgtaaaaactCTTTTGGGTGATTCTTtggaaaattaaacaaaatgaaaaaaaaaaatctgtaatatttgtacttttactcatattttaaaaatacactcatatttcatatttaagatTGGTACTCggataatgtggaacattattaatttcaatgtatttaaaaaaaactgaaggttttgTAGACCTTTGAAACATGGTTACCTTTTATGGGCAGTGGCCttttacggggcagtggtggcctagcggttaaggaagcggtcctgtaatcagaaggttgcaggttcgattcccgatccgtcaaggtgccactgaggtgccactgagcaaagcaccgtccccacacactgctccccgggcgcctgtcatggctgcccactgctcactcagggtgatgggttaaatgcagaggacaaatttcactgtgtgcatcgtgtgctgtgctgctgtgtatcacatgtgacaatcatttcactttttaacttttATGTACTAATTTGAAATTTCAAAGCAAactattatcataacccagacagttcagtttatatatgttatattgaatagtgcatcaggcttaattaaaactTTCATACAATGCAACACATTTTGAGTACTGGCTATCATGTGTTACTCTGTGACATCACATCCCGTGCATCagaccatcttggtcattttagttgcatatattggttttgcataaactttattttattgaactgttgcacagttttgacacacattagacattaaaatatttggtgcaatagttttgtctggaGTTGACAGAATTGTATTgtggttttaacaagtgagactagttttctgtgtctcgTGCATCaaatggcaagttttcaaactgcttgtatggcttttgtcataacttaaTATTGAAGTACAAAGCAGTAAGGCACGACTAGTAcaacatacatgtcacactttaTAATTCCTAGATCACTAGTTATGGAGATGTTGGTGAGACTGGTGAAACACTACAGGAGAATCAGCATAAAAGTCCTTCCAATCCCTAATGCTGAACTTGCTGGCTGGATAAAGACGCTAAATGAAATGTCTATGACATCATGATGTTGGAGTTGGGTTGGAGGATGTCGGTTTAACTCTCTTTGAAATGAACTGCAGGGGGAGTATGTTTGAGTTGCCACTCAAAAGGAGATGCTCTCCGCCACTGGATGGACTGCCTGAGGAACAAGGGCCAGAGGGTGGAACGATGGCACATCCTAACCAACGAGCTGCCCGAATGCACCAGTCATGACTAAAATCTCAGTTTCTGTTCAGGGAACAGACTGATAAAAGAAGGTGGGACAAAGGTGTTAAATGAGCAGGAAGTAAATAAAGGGGGGGCTGCTGGACGTCTTCTTGCCTTACAGTTCCATAATCACCTACAGTGATTATCATCCAGACtcgtttacattttacacctCAATGGCTACATGTATGTTAGAAGGCCAACACCTGCTCTCCTGTGTAGCACTTCAGATCCGTCGCCACTCGTTGACTGGTCTGCTAACCCCATCACCTGCTCACTTGATGACATAACAGAGGAGATGTGAAGGCTGCATGTTGTCAGTGCTACATCATCCATGTTCATTGCAGCCAGGGCCAAGTCCACCCACAGGGCCAACGTTATGTTCACTAACTGTATGAAACATGCCCATCTTAGAGTAAAGGTAGACTTGTAGTTCTTCCATGTTGTTGCAtgatgcaataaaaatgcactTATACATTCAGTGGCCAGTGATTTCCCAAgcctcaaaaacattttttttaaaatctctaTTACTAATGATTAATTGGGCTTGGACTCTTTTTTCTTATGGCAGATATGTGTTTATCTATGTCTAAAGACAACAggtaaaaagttttaaaaatttTGGATTGAAATTCAAGCAGTTCAACATCTCATTAATTCTTTACTCACTGTTCCAAATATATAACTAAGGCatgattaaagtaaaaaaaaatcttggactacattaataaataaaatgtattctaaaCTGTATAAACTGTATAAAAAGCTGAAGACACGTCTAGCATTCTTTATACAAATCAAGTTCTTCCCAACACTGTTGCAAACGTTCCCATAAATGTGTGGCACTTTCACTCTTCTGTACAGTTCATCCCAAACCAGCTCTATGATGTCTATGTCTGAGACTGTGCTGGCCACTCCATGTTCTTAAGCTTACTGTCTGGTTATTTTTTTCAGAAGGTTGTTCTGGCAGAGCTTGGACTTTGGTTTTGGATCACTATCTTGCTGTAGGATACTATGAGTATCCTTTTGCATACTTGACAGCGTTCAAAGCGTTTTGCTTCATCAGTCCAAAACACCTTCTTCCAGACTTCTGTACACCATTGACAGTGTTCCATAGCCAGGGCAAGCCTCCTTTTCTTATTCTGATGTCTTAATAATggctttctttctgtcttgttttACTATGGCCACTATTAATCTGTGCTTGATGCTGTGGTCGTGATCTGCTTCTCGCACAAACTCtcagaaatgtgtcatctgaCGTTGTTGTGGCTTTGGGCCATCCAGGCCTCAGAGTTTCTCCCAGTGTCTTTGAATGGTGAAGAAGactttcttcccttttttctaCATGGTTAAGATGGTCTGTCTCCTCTCCATTGTCAATTGCCTTTTTCCCCTACAATTTATATAGCAACATGCTACTTTCTGCAGTACAATGCACTTCAAATAATGCTGACATAGGTACCACAGTATGTTCCAACACTTTTATGCAGACAGAGGGGGTACTTACTTTTGCACCATTTCAAGCTATTCATTGGACTgcttgaattttttatttttaatgaggaAATTGGATCGTTTTAAAACTTTCGACCTGCAGTGTATATTCCACTTTGCCTTGGTCACTTTGCCTGTAAGACTATCTGCATGTCTGGCTGTGCGAGTGCAAatttatattgaaatgtttCAAGTCTTCACCAAGTAATGTTgtacttttttgtacttttttgagGGGTTGTGACTTTTAAATATGAGCTGTTTAcgtacaatgttttttttctggaatgcCCAAATCTGAAACTGTGTACTTAATGATTTCTCATTAAATGTTTAGAAGTTGTTTAAGCTTCAGTATAACCGGTCTTTTCTTTTGTACAGTCTGATCTCAGGGCAGCTGAATGTGCAAAGCTGTGCAAGACAAGACATATAGATGTGGAAATGTATAGACTACAAAGCACCACCCAGTGGTCTATGAAGAACACTACCACagagataaatatatatatatatatatatacacacacacacacacacaaagtattcaaccacccccccccccccccccccccccccccttcttctttttttaaaactctttgttatattgcagccatttggtaaaatcatttaagtacacacagcaccctatattgacagaaaaacacagaatgagATGGCCTGATGGAAGCCTCTCCACAGTGCAAGACACGTGAAAGCCCATCTAGAGTAtgcttttataaaataaaataaaataaaaaagatctgAAGTACTCcaaagatggtgagaaataagattctctggtctgatgagaccttTTTGGtcttaattctaagtggtatgtgtggagaaaacccgGCAGAGCTAATCACCtttccaatacagtcccaacagtgaagcatggtggtggcagcatcaatCTGTGGAGTGTTTCGCAGCTTCAGGAACAGGACGACACACATATAATATACTGctggagtggcttcacaacaactctgactgttcttgaatgatCCAGCTAGAGCCCTGACCTAAACccattgagcatctctggagagacctaaaaatggctgtccaccaacgttcaCCACCCAATCTgacagaactggagaggatctgcatgGAGGAATGgaagaggatccccaaatccatgTGAGAAAAACAtattgcatctttcccaaaaagactcatgatTGTATTGGATCAAaaggtgcttctactaaatactgagcaaagggtctgagtACTTGGGATATTTATGAGTGCCaaaggtatacacacacacacacacacaaaagagggATCCcttcaattaaaaatgcatttatgtcTGTAGCTCTGACTGCTGAACTGCTCAAATACACAATTTCTAATGGGCTAACTTTTCAAAGGAACCCAACCATGTTCCAGGAACCCAAACCTGTGACCTTATGTTTAAGACTTAAATTAGACTGTAAGGGTCATGTGGATAGGAAAGATCAATGTGTTGTGGCCTTTGAGATAAACCATGTTAACATTCAGAGCAGACAGTGGTTGTGTTTGGGATTCGATGTTCCAGGGAAAAAACGGCATTTgagactgacaaaaaaaattaacaaaacagcaatacaatttatttttggACAGTCAGTCAAGGTAAATTAGaggtaagtaaataaataattggttttatttccatttattttttgttgtgtacCTCTGTTGCTGATGTGCTTTTTAATTCTGATGGTTAAGTGCAGAAAATGCAGAGAATGAGAtgaggtccttttttttttttgatgccaTCCTCACtggacattttaataacatttaccCTAGTTCAACTGTGCACCACAGGCCACAGGTTGTCAATTGTCTGGTTATGGTGCATTAATGTGTGTAGTGCAGAGATTACATTTTCGAGATGATCTAACAAATTGAAAATCTTCTTAGATCATTTGACAAGCATACAAAACATTCAATACATATTACATTGAACTACTGGGGGAAAAGGACTCACAAATATACCTGATTTGCcaattatgtatgtatttaaatatcAATCAAATAAAATGGGGAATCAAAACATTAACTAAATgtgttatatataaatatttcacaatttatttcatGGGGCATCCTGAATTGCTTTTGTCAGTCCAAcaattaattcatgttttttccagATTTTATAATTTATGAATTACATTAATTCCAATTGTTCACTTCAAACTGGTTACCTAAATCAGTTGCTGGTAATCCTCAAACATGATGGAACAAATGCAGCATCTGctacaaaaaacaaatgtgcaaatagATTAGTGATAGATAGAATATACATAGTgctatgaaaaataaatacactaaATAAAACAGATGTATTACACTGTGTGCCAAAAAGAGTCACCATCTGGActtaaagaaaataagaaagagCCTCGCATTGGATAATTACTGCATGGACAATAACGTTTCAACTAATGCAATGAGAAGCTTCACATTTCTTAAAGCACCATATCAGAAGACACATCCTGtgatcatggaaaaaaaatcatctgtTTCAATAGGATCAAATTCAAATAGGATCCAACGATGGTGGGAAACCATCAGATCTGTGAATAATGAACAGGGAAACAGCAGTTTTGCCTAAAGAAAACCACTGATCGGTGAGGCTAATGGGAAAGTAAAGGCTTCAATTCGCTAAAAAGATTGGACTGTGGATGAATGGAAGGAGGTCACATGGTCTGATGTGGTCCAGAGCGATGGGCGAATCAGACTACGAGCCCAAGTTCCAGCAGTAGAGGCctgtgtgggcggggctatgATCTGGGGTTGCTGCAGCTGGTCAGGTCGAGGTTCTGCAATGTTATGAGGTCAGCTGACTACCTGAACGTACTGAATGACCAGGTCATTCAATCACTCCCTGAAGGCAAAAGCATTGTCAGGCTTCATTGGGCTCAAACTGAGGATTGCCCAGCACGGTCCTTGCGGGTGTGCATGTCCATGTGTTTCTGACATGTGTAAGTGTCCTTGAACCTCATGGAGCAGACCGGGCAGCTGTAGAGGCGAAGCTTGAGGTGGACGCGCTGGTGGTTCTTCAGCGTCCCATCGTTGTTGAAGCGCTTGCCGCACAGCTTGCAGACGTACGGCTTTTCTCCTGTGTGGATCCTCGTGTGCACCTTCAGTCGGGACGGGTGAAGAAAAAGCTTCCCACAGTGCACACATGGATAGGACACGGCACACTTTATCTTCCTGTGCCTGTTAACAGCAGCTTTAGGGGTCACATGCTCAAGTGGGGGGTCCGGGGCAACAGGGTCTCTACACGGAGGACCATCAGGTGTCCCTGCTGGCAGTTCTAGGTAAAGGCCACCGCCTGGTTCAGTCCTGAGCAGAGGCTGATCACCGTCTGACTCCACCTCCGTTTCCTTTCGTAAAATGCTGCGTGCGGACTGGTGTCTGTAGTTTACGTCGTTATTAGGCATCTGCGAGGCAGTGGTCTGGTGCAACATTCTGAAACCCAGATCACTACGGAGTAATTTCTGATCAGGCTGCTGCGTGATCTCCCCGGGTCCTTCGTTGCCTCTTCCCAGCATGCTGCAGGCTGCTATGGCGTCACATGGCCGTGGACACTCCGCCTCCGCGGGGTCTTCATTCCGCTCGCTCTTCACGCAGACCGCACggagctctgctgctgctggacactcGGGGCCAGACGCCACTGGGCCACAAGCTTCCACATGCTGGCTTGCCCATTCCTGGAATTC
Protein-coding regions in this window:
- the doc2a gene encoding double C2-like domain-containing protein alpha isoform X1, producing the protein MTVRKGKKLTISIQEHMAIDVCPGPIRPIRQISAYFPRLSPTAEPLSPNPSNTPLVVSPGGGTSRAESVSLLSPLHAGAAGGAGTRSLTSSVDTSVEINTSDSDECTTLGTLEFELRYERSSSTLDCTILRAKGLKPMDFNGLADPYVKLHLLPGACKANKLKTRTVRNSLNPVWNETLTYVGITEEDMHRKTLRLSVCDEDKLTHNEFIGESRVALRRVKPDQTKRFYTCLEHPPPMPSPTAMGAALRGISCYLREWENEQLHSLEERGRLLLSLQYLSPSDEGDGDRRRGGLCVGVQRCAHLAAMDVNGFSDPYVKMICLLSPSRYLKPDVQKKSKHKTAVIKKTLNPEFNEEFFYEISLSELATKMLEVTVWDYDLGRSNDFIGGVCLSCHSKGDALRHWMDCLRNKGQRVERWHILTNELPECTSHD
- the doc2a gene encoding double C2-like domain-containing protein alpha isoform X2; this translates as MTVRKGKKLTISIQEHMAIDVCPGPIRPIRQISAYFPRLSPTAEPLSPNPSNTPLVVSPGGGTSRAESVSLLSPLHAGAAGGAGTRSLTSSVDTSVEINTSDSDECTTLGTLEFELRYERSSSTLDCTILRAKGLKPMDFNGLADPYVKLHLLPGACKANKLKTRTVRNSLNPVWNETLTYVGITEEDMHRKTLRLSVCDEDKLTHNEFIGESRVALRRVKPDQTKRFYTCLEHPPPMPSPTAMGAALRGISCYLREWENEQLHSLEERGRLLLSLQYLSPSDEGDGDRRRGGLCVGVQRCAHLAAMDVNGFSDPYVKIYLKPDVQKKSKHKTAVIKKTLNPEFNEEFFYEISLSELATKMLEVTVWDYDLGRSNDFIGGVCLSCHSKGDALRHWMDCLRNKGQRVERWHILTNELPECTSHD
- the LOC114794578 gene encoding zinc finger and BTB domain-containing protein 49; translation: MRFQLLHTVLTRRLMATAEEIMEMVGGAIAEYAEESAQMRKENELLRRRLRDIAGLAGDVPADAAGKDSSSWQDWAANPEESEHMSQVKIQTPSEEFQEWASQHVEACGPVASGPECPAAAELRAVCVKSERNEDPAEAECPRPCDAIAACSMLGRGNEGPGEITQQPDQKLLRSDLGFRMLHQTTASQMPNNDVNYRHQSARSILRKETEVESDGDQPLLRTEPGGGLYLELPAGTPDGPPCRDPVAPDPPLEHVTPKAAVNRHRKIKCAVSYPCVHCGKLFLHPSRLKVHTRIHTGEKPYVCKLCGKRFNNDGTLKNHQRVHLKLRLYSCPVCSMRFKDTYTCQKHMDMHTRKDRAGQSSV